A portion of the Tenacibaculum todarodis genome contains these proteins:
- the mfd gene encoding transcription-repair coupling factor, whose translation MSKQTIVNHYQQSVKKQQILTKLQHEKSHFQISNLVGSSLSFVISETFKQADKPYLLIFNDKEEAAYYLNDFEQLLGEKNVLFYPGSYRRPYQIEETDNANVLLRSEVLNRINSRKKPAVIITYPTALFEKVVTKKELEKNTLKITVGENLSPDFVNEVLFEYKFKRVDFVTEPGEFSVRGGIIDVFSFSNDEPFRIEFFGDEVDSIRTFDIETQLSKEKLKKASIMPNVENKTLQEKRESFLKYISSKTVIFAKNVDIIAGNLDKFFAKAEEAFGTLSEEINHSKPSELFCDGSFIKNQLQDFSLVTFGTTKHDSELPKSVNFTVKPQPSFNKQFNLLIEDLNEHHKNGFTNYILCANEKQAQRFHDIFDDADQEVFYETIVFPLYKGFIDEDAKIVCYTDHQIFERYYKFRLKNGYAKKQSITLKELNKLEKGDYVTHIDHGIGKFAGLQKIDVQGKKQEAIKLVYGERDILYVSIHSLHKVSKFNGKDGKAPKIYKLGSGAWKKIKQKTKARVKHIAFNLIQLYAKRKLQKGFSFGADTHMQHELEASFIYEDTPDQFSSTQDVKADMEKEQPMDRLVCGDVGFGKTEIAIRAAFKAVDNGKQVAVLVPTTILAFQHFKTFSERLKEFPVTVDYLNRFRTTKQRNGVLEGVTDGSVDIVIGTHQLTNKKIKFKDLGLLIIDEEQKFGVAVKDKLKTIKENVDTLTLTATPIPRTLQFSLMAARDLSVIKTPPPNRHPIETNVIRFSEETIRDAISYEISRGGQIFFIHNRIENIKEVAGLIQRLVPSAKIGIGHGQMDGKKLESLMLGFMSNEFDVLVSTTIIESGLDVPNANTIFINNANNFGLSDLHQMRGRVGRSNKKAFCYFITPPHHMMTDDAKKRISALELFSDLGSGLNIAMKDLEIRGAGDLLGGEQSGFINDIGFETYQKILNEAIVELKENEFKELYPEEKNKPKEYVKEVQIDTDFEILIPDDYVNSVTERLSLYNKLGNLEKEEELQVFETEIVDRFGEIPTQVQDLLDSVRIKWLAKELGLEKIILKQKRLVGYYISDQQSDFYQTESFTKMLSYVQRNPKSCVMKEKQTSKGLRLLITFIRIDSVKTALKILEKV comes from the coding sequence TTGAGCAAACAGACGATTGTAAACCACTATCAACAATCTGTTAAGAAACAGCAGATTTTAACCAAGCTACAACACGAAAAAAGCCATTTTCAAATATCGAATTTGGTGGGTTCGTCGTTGTCTTTTGTTATTTCAGAAACTTTTAAACAAGCAGATAAACCCTATTTATTAATCTTTAATGATAAAGAAGAGGCTGCTTATTATTTAAACGATTTTGAACAATTATTGGGCGAAAAAAACGTGCTTTTTTATCCAGGTTCTTACCGAAGACCTTATCAAATTGAAGAAACAGATAATGCCAATGTTTTATTACGATCAGAGGTTTTAAATAGAATTAATTCAAGAAAAAAACCAGCCGTAATAATTACCTATCCAACGGCACTTTTTGAAAAAGTAGTTACAAAAAAAGAACTCGAAAAAAACACGTTAAAAATAACTGTTGGAGAAAACCTTTCTCCAGATTTTGTAAACGAAGTATTGTTTGAATATAAATTTAAACGTGTAGATTTTGTTACAGAACCAGGAGAATTTTCTGTTAGAGGAGGAATTATTGATGTCTTTTCATTTTCTAATGATGAACCTTTTAGAATTGAGTTTTTTGGAGATGAAGTAGATAGCATTAGAACCTTTGATATAGAAACTCAGCTTTCTAAAGAAAAATTGAAGAAAGCCAGTATAATGCCCAATGTAGAGAATAAAACACTGCAAGAAAAAAGGGAAAGTTTTCTAAAATATATTTCGTCTAAAACAGTAATTTTTGCTAAAAATGTAGATATAATTGCGGGAAATTTAGACAAATTTTTCGCTAAAGCGGAAGAGGCTTTTGGAACTCTTTCAGAAGAAATAAACCATTCTAAACCATCAGAATTATTTTGTGATGGAAGTTTCATAAAAAATCAATTACAAGATTTTAGTTTGGTAACTTTTGGAACAACAAAACATGATTCAGAATTACCAAAAAGTGTCAATTTTACTGTTAAACCCCAACCTTCTTTTAATAAACAATTCAACTTATTAATTGAAGATTTAAATGAGCATCATAAAAACGGATTTACAAACTACATTTTATGTGCCAACGAAAAACAAGCACAACGTTTTCATGATATTTTTGATGATGCAGACCAAGAAGTTTTTTATGAAACCATAGTTTTTCCACTCTATAAAGGTTTTATAGATGAAGACGCAAAAATTGTGTGTTATACAGATCATCAAATTTTTGAGCGTTATTATAAATTCAGACTAAAAAACGGATATGCAAAAAAGCAATCCATCACTTTAAAAGAATTAAATAAGCTAGAAAAAGGCGATTATGTTACACATATTGACCACGGAATTGGAAAATTTGCAGGACTTCAAAAAATAGATGTTCAAGGAAAAAAACAAGAAGCTATTAAGCTTGTTTATGGAGAAAGAGATATTTTATATGTAAGTATTCACTCGCTTCACAAGGTTTCTAAATTCAATGGAAAGGATGGAAAAGCGCCTAAAATTTACAAATTAGGTTCTGGCGCTTGGAAAAAAATCAAACAGAAAACCAAAGCGAGAGTTAAACATATTGCTTTTAATTTAATTCAATTGTATGCAAAAAGGAAGCTGCAAAAAGGTTTTTCTTTTGGTGCAGATACGCACATGCAGCATGAGTTAGAAGCAAGTTTTATATATGAAGATACTCCAGATCAGTTTTCATCTACACAAGATGTTAAGGCAGATATGGAGAAAGAACAACCTATGGATCGTTTGGTTTGTGGTGATGTTGGTTTTGGTAAAACAGAAATTGCAATTAGAGCAGCATTTAAAGCAGTAGACAATGGAAAACAAGTTGCTGTTTTAGTTCCAACAACAATTTTAGCGTTTCAACATTTTAAAACCTTCTCAGAGCGTTTAAAAGAGTTTCCTGTTACTGTAGACTATCTGAATCGATTTAGAACCACAAAGCAACGAAATGGTGTTTTAGAAGGTGTAACTGACGGAAGTGTAGATATCGTGATAGGAACACATCAATTAACCAATAAAAAGATAAAATTTAAAGATTTAGGACTATTAATTATTGACGAAGAACAGAAGTTTGGAGTTGCCGTAAAAGACAAGCTTAAAACCATAAAAGAAAATGTTGATACGCTAACCTTAACCGCAACGCCAATTCCACGAACGTTACAATTTAGTTTAATGGCGGCAAGAGATTTATCGGTTATAAAAACTCCGCCACCCAATCGTCATCCAATAGAAACAAACGTTATTCGTTTTAGCGAAGAAACAATTCGTGATGCTATTTCGTATGAAATTTCTCGTGGAGGTCAAATCTTTTTTATTCATAATAGAATTGAAAATATTAAGGAAGTTGCTGGGTTAATTCAGCGTTTGGTTCCGTCTGCTAAAATTGGAATTGGTCATGGGCAAATGGATGGAAAAAAACTAGAGAGTTTAATGCTCGGTTTTATGAGCAATGAGTTTGATGTTTTGGTTTCTACAACTATTATTGAAAGTGGTTTAGATGTTCCTAATGCGAATACTATTTTTATCAATAATGCCAATAATTTTGGGCTTTCAGACTTACACCAAATGCGTGGTAGAGTTGGTCGATCTAACAAAAAAGCATTCTGTTATTTTATAACGCCGCCACATCATATGATGACAGATGACGCCAAAAAAAGAATCTCAGCCTTAGAGTTATTTTCCGATTTAGGAAGCGGTTTAAATATTGCCATGAAAGATTTAGAAATTCGTGGAGCTGGAGATTTATTAGGTGGAGAACAAAGCGGATTTATTAATGATATTGGTTTTGAAACCTATCAAAAAATATTAAATGAAGCAATTGTAGAGTTGAAGGAAAATGAGTTTAAAGAACTCTATCCTGAAGAGAAAAATAAACCAAAAGAATATGTGAAAGAGGTGCAAATTGATACCGATTTTGAAATTCTTATTCCGGATGATTATGTAAACTCTGTAACAGAAAGATTAAGTTTATATAACAAATTAGGAAACTTAGAAAAAGAAGAAGAATTGCAAGTTTTTGAAACAGAAATAGTGGATAGATTTGGAGAAATACCAACGCAAGTTCAAGATTTGTTAGATTCAGTTCGTATTAAATGGTTGGCAAAAGAATTAGGATTAGAGAAGATAATTTTAAAGCAAAAACGCTTGGTTGGTTATTATATTTCTGATCAACAAAGTGATTTTTATCAAACAGAATCATTTACAAAAATGTTGAGTTATGTTCAAAGAAATCCTAAAAGTTGTGTGATGAAAGAGAAACAAACCTCTAAAGGTTTACGATTATTAATTACTTTTATCAGAATAGATTCCGTAAAAACGGCTTTAAAAATTTTAGAAAAAGTTTAA
- a CDS encoding DMT family transporter, whose translation MENTHAKNLSGLLLATLFISTSGVLGKYIAMPTEVIIWFRSALAMVFLYLFCRYKKIDLKIKSSKDYKPFFISGVLMAAHWITYFYALKLSNVALGILSLYTFPIIIALLEPLFLKVKFNPIYILLGLLVLLGLYILTPELSVESMQVKGILFGVFSAFCYAVRILILKQHVANYNGTMLMFYQTVIISILLVPTLFFMDLSGLESQFPYLLLLAFLTTAVGHSLMLHSLKFFSASTASIISSLQPIFGIILAFFFLKEIPTLNTFLGGSLILATVIIESIRSKK comes from the coding sequence ATGGAAAACACACACGCAAAAAACCTTTCGGGTTTACTATTAGCAACACTTTTTATAAGTACTTCTGGTGTTTTGGGTAAGTATATTGCCATGCCAACCGAAGTTATTATTTGGTTTCGTTCTGCGTTGGCAATGGTATTTTTATACCTTTTTTGCAGGTATAAAAAGATAGATTTAAAAATAAAATCATCTAAAGATTACAAACCTTTTTTTATTAGCGGTGTTTTAATGGCTGCACATTGGATTACTTATTTTTATGCTTTAAAATTATCTAATGTAGCTTTAGGAATTTTATCTTTATATACATTTCCTATTATTATTGCGTTGTTAGAACCATTGTTTTTAAAGGTGAAATTTAATCCCATTTACATACTTTTGGGGTTATTGGTTTTGCTAGGTTTATACATTTTAACACCAGAACTTAGTGTTGAAAGTATGCAAGTAAAAGGAATACTCTTTGGTGTTTTTTCTGCATTTTGTTATGCGGTAAGAATTCTGATTTTAAAGCAACATGTTGCTAATTATAATGGTACAATGCTTATGTTTTATCAAACAGTAATTATTTCAATTTTGTTAGTACCAACCTTGTTTTTTATGGATTTGTCTGGTTTAGAAAGTCAGTTTCCGTATTTATTATTACTAGCATTTTTAACAACAGCAGTTGGCCACAGTTTAATGTTACATTCCTTAAAATTCTTTTCAGCTTCAACAGCTAGTATAATTAGTAGTTTACAACCCATTTTCGGAATTATTTTAGCCTTCTTTTTTTTGAAAGAAATACCTACTTTAAATACTTTTTTAGGAGGAAGTTTAATCTTAGCAACTGTTATAATTGAAAGTATCCGTAGTAAAAAATAA
- a CDS encoding penicillin acylase family protein, which produces MARDAYGVPHIMAKTDAEVAYGLAWTQCEDDFVTFQELMAACKGMLGEIKGQDGLVADFGIKFMGLKEIADKKYNTDVTGDFKKYLESFVAGVNAYATLHPEKVLLDDLFPLTGADIITGYLLGNLEVSHAGDDLKKILGGTIIKDLKSDVPKGSNAFAFSKNKTTDGKTYLAVNSHQPLEGWYSWYEAHLISEEGMNILGGTFAGGICIFHGANENLGWAHTVNHADFSDVYQLEMHPEKEDFYKFDDEWVELTEKKYWSWLKFGPVKIPISRTIYRSKYGPTFKTDDGVFAWRFVVGQSIKMAEQWFRMNKASNFKEFKQALEMRGIAALNIVYADKEDNIYYVSNGSFPERNPDYDWSKVLPGNTTKTLWNNTLVPFDSLPQVLNPSSGWVFNTNNSPFSATDSVNNFKETTLNKRMGYQITGMENNRSSRFLELMEQYDSISYEDFKTIKYDNQYPKKMMTRTALNLEDLMHLNPSDYPEISDAITLLNTWDRKTDKTNKTAALYILTWMHLNQKRIDEGREVRRGSITLEDCVFGITKAKEELLKNYGSLQIELGELQRHTRGNVNLPIGGAPDVLAAIYAKKVNETDKTYRAFAGESHIELIRFGENGVELETINSYGSNANIGDKHSTSQMEDFTNYKLKKMTLNKEEVLKNAVKIYSPMEVVED; this is translated from the coding sequence ATTGCAAGAGATGCCTACGGAGTTCCACATATTATGGCTAAAACCGATGCAGAAGTTGCTTACGGATTAGCATGGACACAATGCGAAGACGATTTTGTAACCTTCCAAGAATTAATGGCAGCTTGTAAAGGAATGTTGGGAGAAATTAAAGGTCAAGATGGTTTGGTGGCAGATTTCGGAATTAAATTTATGGGTTTAAAAGAAATTGCTGATAAAAAATACAATACTGATGTTACAGGCGATTTTAAAAAATATTTAGAAAGTTTTGTAGCTGGTGTAAATGCGTACGCAACATTGCATCCAGAAAAAGTGTTGTTAGACGATTTATTTCCGCTAACAGGAGCAGATATTATTACAGGATATTTGTTAGGAAATTTAGAAGTTTCACATGCTGGAGACGATTTAAAAAAGATTTTAGGCGGCACAATTATCAAAGATTTAAAAAGCGATGTTCCTAAAGGATCTAACGCTTTTGCTTTTTCTAAAAACAAAACTACGGATGGAAAAACATACTTGGCTGTAAATTCTCATCAACCGTTGGAAGGTTGGTATTCTTGGTACGAAGCGCATTTAATTTCTGAAGAAGGAATGAATATTTTAGGTGGAACGTTTGCTGGCGGAATCTGTATTTTCCATGGAGCAAACGAAAATTTAGGTTGGGCGCACACGGTAAATCATGCAGATTTTTCTGATGTGTATCAACTTGAAATGCATCCAGAAAAAGAAGATTTTTACAAATTTGATGATGAATGGGTAGAATTAACCGAAAAAAAATACTGGTCTTGGTTAAAATTCGGACCTGTTAAAATTCCTATTTCAAGAACTATTTATCGAAGCAAATACGGACCAACTTTTAAAACCGATGATGGCGTTTTTGCTTGGCGTTTTGTGGTTGGTCAATCTATAAAAATGGCTGAACAATGGTTTAGAATGAACAAAGCCAGTAATTTTAAAGAATTTAAACAAGCACTTGAAATGAGAGGAATTGCAGCGCTAAACATTGTCTATGCAGACAAAGAAGACAATATTTATTATGTAAGTAACGGAAGTTTCCCGGAAAGAAATCCAGATTATGATTGGAGCAAAGTATTGCCAGGAAACACTACAAAAACTTTATGGAATAACACATTGGTACCTTTTGATAGTTTGCCGCAGGTTTTAAATCCGTCTAGCGGTTGGGTTTTTAACACTAATAATTCGCCATTTTCGGCAACGGATTCTGTCAATAATTTTAAAGAAACTACGTTGAATAAACGAATGGGTTATCAAATTACAGGAATGGAAAACAATAGAAGTTCTCGTTTTTTAGAGTTGATGGAACAATACGATTCTATTTCTTATGAAGACTTTAAAACCATAAAATACGATAACCAATATCCAAAGAAAATGATGACACGAACTGCGTTAAATTTAGAGGATTTAATGCATTTAAATCCGTCTGATTATCCAGAAATTTCTGACGCAATTACCCTATTAAATACTTGGGATAGAAAAACCGATAAAACCAATAAAACTGCTGCTTTGTATATTTTAACTTGGATGCATTTAAATCAAAAAAGAATAGATGAAGGTAGAGAAGTTAGAAGAGGTTCTATCACTTTAGAAGATTGTGTTTTTGGAATTACAAAAGCTAAAGAAGAATTGTTAAAAAACTATGGTTCTTTACAAATAGAATTGGGTGAATTACAAAGACACACTCGTGGAAATGTAAATTTACCAATTGGCGGCGCGCCAGATGTTTTAGCAGCAATTTATGCTAAAAAAGTTAATGAAACCGACAAAACTTACAGAGCTTTTGCAGGAGAATCTCATATAGAATTAATCCGTTTTGGAGAAAATGGTGTGGAATTAGAAACCATAAATTCATACGGATCTAATGCAAATATTGGCGATAAACATTCCACCTCTCAAATGGAAGATTTTACCAATTATAAGCTTAAAAAAATGACGTTGAATAAAGAAGAGGTTTTAAAAAATGCTGTAAAAATTTATTCTCCAATGGAGGTTGTTGAGGATTAA
- a CDS encoding carboxypeptidase-like regulatory domain-containing protein, which produces MKIKLLYSLLIISNFCLGQTVIKGIILGEQNIPLENATIIISKINDESIIGYTISNIKGAYSLSLKKTNVDSLNLKVSFIGFNSKEKKISNTSATYNFLLYESNEQLKEIVLKNKPIVQRGDTLNYSVSKFKNQKDQVIADVLRKLPGIEIQLDGKILYQGKPIQKYYIEGLDLLEGKYNLANNNLPVDAVSRIQVLENHQPIKILDSVVFSDRASLNIKLKKKNILIGSAELGTGFTPLLWDANITPMFFSKNKQTIISYQSNNTGYNAKKDLKALTFDEFMQQLKSKAKPINWVQISPISRPSFSEKNWLDNSIHLISTNYLQKLKNQYQLKTNITYANDFQKKVGTVNTSIFTINDTITINENKKNELKFDELKSKFILEKNTKKGYFKNTLDYNISWNSETGSVNSNQLNQTVRKPNSQINNSLKWIFPFKKNLITANSQVFYNTNSNTLNIKPGQFESLLTNDNPYNQLTQKVSHHNFYTNNSFVITKLYNHFTLKQKLGFDYQKQQLNSGVFIDNSSDKIIDNTFVNNTVFTESNFYSSTSILFENNFFKAKIGLPLRYLKINRKEKNTFQNNKLNEVVFEPSINLSKEINAFWNISTVVSREKNYGNLQELYTGYIINNYRNIKAYTSQIPTNTKIKNKFNIAYKNLVRGVFVDGYFMNTHNTSNLIYQYDYDNNGTVSISSIEKENTRKNYNYSLKISKYLSNINTTFAIKGSLLISKNQQFLNNTLTEVRNQQKQLITTLDTDILNWININSNITLVYADNSYSNNQLQQTKRLNLNTDATFFINDKQLLTLNFEHYSNNLITNQNNNFFNATYRRTFSKKRINFELKWNNILNTSVYENIFISDFSTVKTTYRLRPSQITVGLKFRF; this is translated from the coding sequence TTGAAGATTAAGCTACTATATTCTTTATTAATAATTAGTAATTTTTGCTTAGGACAAACCGTCATTAAAGGTATTATTTTAGGGGAGCAAAATATTCCTTTAGAAAATGCAACTATAATTATTTCAAAAATAAATGATGAATCTATTATAGGGTATACTATTTCTAATATAAAAGGAGCTTATTCTTTAAGCCTAAAAAAGACTAATGTTGATAGTTTAAACCTTAAAGTGTCTTTTATTGGTTTTAATTCCAAGGAAAAAAAAATCTCCAACACTTCAGCAACCTATAATTTTTTATTATATGAAAGCAATGAACAATTAAAAGAAATAGTTCTAAAAAACAAACCAATTGTTCAAAGAGGAGATACTTTAAATTACTCGGTTAGTAAATTTAAAAATCAAAAAGACCAAGTTATAGCTGATGTTTTAAGAAAGTTACCTGGTATTGAAATACAATTAGATGGAAAAATTTTATATCAAGGAAAACCAATACAGAAATACTATATAGAAGGATTAGATTTATTAGAAGGTAAATATAATTTAGCTAACAACAATCTTCCTGTTGATGCAGTTTCTAGAATACAAGTATTAGAAAATCATCAACCTATTAAAATACTAGATAGTGTTGTCTTTTCGGATAGAGCATCATTAAATATAAAATTAAAAAAGAAAAACATATTAATTGGTTCGGCTGAATTAGGTACAGGTTTTACACCATTATTGTGGGATGCAAACATTACACCAATGTTTTTTTCTAAAAACAAACAAACTATTATAAGTTATCAAAGTAATAATACTGGTTATAATGCTAAAAAGGATTTAAAAGCATTAACTTTTGATGAGTTTATGCAACAACTGAAAAGTAAAGCAAAACCAATAAATTGGGTACAAATTTCTCCTATATCTAGACCTTCTTTCTCTGAAAAAAACTGGCTAGATAATTCTATTCATTTAATAAGTACAAACTACTTACAAAAATTAAAAAATCAGTATCAATTAAAAACAAATATTACTTACGCAAACGATTTTCAAAAAAAAGTAGGTACAGTAAACACAAGTATCTTTACCATAAATGATACCATAACTATTAATGAAAATAAAAAAAACGAACTAAAGTTTGATGAATTAAAGTCTAAATTTATTCTTGAAAAAAATACTAAAAAAGGGTATTTTAAAAACACATTAGATTATAATATTTCTTGGAATTCAGAAACAGGGAGTGTTAATAGTAATCAATTGAATCAAACAGTTCGTAAACCTAATTCTCAAATAAATAATAGTTTAAAGTGGATATTTCCCTTTAAAAAGAATTTAATAACAGCTAACTCTCAAGTATTTTATAATACAAACTCAAACACTCTTAATATAAAACCCGGTCAGTTTGAAAGTTTATTAACAAATGATAATCCTTATAACCAATTAACGCAAAAAGTATCACATCATAATTTTTATACAAATAATTCATTTGTTATCACAAAATTGTACAACCACTTTACCTTAAAACAAAAATTAGGGTTTGATTATCAAAAACAACAATTAAATAGTGGTGTTTTTATTGATAATTCTTCTGATAAAATTATTGATAATACTTTTGTAAATAATACTGTATTTACTGAAAGTAATTTTTACAGCTCAACATCCATTTTATTTGAAAACAACTTTTTTAAAGCTAAAATTGGGTTGCCTTTACGCTATTTAAAAATTAATAGAAAGGAAAAAAATACTTTTCAAAATAATAAACTTAATGAAGTTGTTTTTGAGCCAAGCATCAATTTATCAAAAGAAATTAATGCATTTTGGAATATAAGTACCGTAGTATCAAGAGAGAAAAATTATGGAAATTTACAAGAATTGTATACAGGATATATTATAAATAATTATAGAAATATAAAAGCATATACTTCGCAAATCCCTACAAACACAAAAATTAAAAATAAATTTAATATTGCTTATAAAAATCTTGTAAGAGGTGTTTTTGTTGATGGATATTTTATGAATACTCATAATACATCAAACCTAATATATCAATATGATTACGATAATAATGGAACTGTTTCAATTTCTTCTATTGAAAAAGAAAACACTCGTAAAAACTATAACTACAGTCTAAAAATAAGTAAATATTTATCGAACATAAATACAACTTTTGCAATAAAAGGTAGTTTGTTAATTTCAAAAAACCAACAATTTTTAAATAATACTTTAACTGAAGTAAGAAATCAACAAAAACAACTTATAACAACGTTAGATACCGATATTCTAAACTGGATAAACATCAACTCTAACATTACTTTAGTATATGCTGATAATTCTTATAGTAATAATCAATTACAGCAAACAAAAAGATTAAATTTAAATACAGATGCAACTTTTTTTATAAATGATAAACAACTACTTACTTTAAATTTTGAACACTATTCTAATAACTTAATTACCAATCAAAACAATAATTTTTTTAATGCAACGTACAGACGCACTTTTTCAAAAAAAAGAATAAATTTTGAATTAAAATGGAATAATATTTTAAACACATCTGTATATGAAAATATTTTTATTTCTGATTTTTCTACAGTAAAAACTACTTATCGTTTAAGACCAAGTCAAATAACAGTAGGTTTAAAATTTCGATTTTAA
- a CDS encoding GLPGLI family protein, with protein MKKYFTLLFSFAVFICCGQNINYEFTYNVSVQADATDINSTYKENMTLFVSKTESIYISPIKIIVDSARIAIKKRGGSLYELSEIKKKHPKNRIQSSIKKRYRTKETTYQKKVLAKTIEIKEKVPSFNWKIANETSTILGYKCQLALLAYKGRNYKAWFSTAIPIQDGPWKFYGLPGLIFKISDNKNHYSFTLKEIKKGTGKIPKQLTKNLVIQTTSKNYNKAVKGILNEFANKAIGETRVRLKRDFKKIGEKGNPIELED; from the coding sequence ATGAAAAAATATTTTACCCTTTTATTTTCATTTGCTGTTTTTATTTGCTGTGGACAAAATATAAATTACGAATTTACTTACAATGTTTCTGTACAAGCGGATGCTACAGATATAAACTCAACTTATAAAGAAAATATGACTTTATTTGTTAGTAAAACAGAAAGTATATATATAAGTCCTATCAAAATAATTGTAGATTCAGCTAGAATTGCTATTAAAAAAAGAGGTGGAAGTCTTTATGAACTTTCAGAAATAAAGAAAAAACACCCTAAAAACAGAATACAATCTTCCATAAAAAAAAGATACAGAACAAAAGAAACAACTTACCAAAAAAAGGTTTTAGCAAAAACCATTGAAATAAAAGAAAAAGTGCCTTCTTTTAATTGGAAAATAGCCAATGAAACAAGTACAATATTAGGTTACAAATGTCAGTTGGCTCTCTTAGCTTATAAAGGAAGAAATTATAAAGCTTGGTTTAGTACCGCTATCCCAATACAAGATGGTCCATGGAAGTTTTATGGGTTACCTGGATTAATTTTTAAAATTTCTGACAATAAAAATCATTATTCTTTTACACTTAAAGAAATTAAAAAAGGAACAGGTAAAATACCAAAACAATTAACAAAAAATTTGGTAATACAAACTACTTCTAAAAATTATAATAAAGCTGTTAAAGGGATTTTAAATGAGTTTGCAAATAAAGCAATTGGTGAAACTAGAGTTCGTTTAAAAAGAGATTTTAAAAAAATAGGTGAGAAAGGAAATCCAATTGAACTTGAAGATTAA
- the dprA gene encoding DNA-processing protein DprA, protein MKKEKLLAVLRLQATNNVGDILAKKLIATVGDVEQIFKERPATLQKINGIGSLITTNLFDKKNQILAEEELAYIEKNNTQYSYFLEDKYPSNLSQCIDAPILLFNDGNVALSDKVISIVGTRNISSYGRDFCNNLVADLAEYNPIIVSGFAYGIDICAHKAAIKNNLQTIAVLAHGFDQVYPKTHKKYIHQINEKGGFLTEFWHNENPLRENFLKRNRIVAGISKATIIIESANKGGSLVTADIANSYNRDVFSVPGRTTDVYSKGCNNLIKNNQAHLLTSAEDIVKMLNWDISTKTAAPKQETLFIELDETEQKIYDYLQENGKQLLDVIALNCHLPTYKLASILVQMELKGIVKPLPGKMFEV, encoded by the coding sequence ATGAAAAAAGAAAAATTGCTGGCTGTATTAAGACTACAGGCCACAAATAATGTTGGAGATATTCTGGCAAAAAAACTCATTGCCACTGTTGGTGATGTTGAACAAATTTTTAAAGAAAGACCTGCAACACTTCAAAAAATAAACGGAATTGGAAGTTTAATTACGACTAATCTTTTTGATAAAAAAAATCAAATACTTGCTGAAGAAGAACTAGCTTATATTGAAAAAAATAACACTCAGTATTCTTACTTTTTAGAAGATAAGTATCCAAGTAATTTATCGCAATGTATTGATGCTCCTATTTTATTATTTAATGATGGAAATGTTGCACTTTCCGATAAAGTAATTTCTATTGTTGGTACCCGTAATATTAGTTCTTACGGACGTGATTTCTGCAATAATTTAGTGGCAGACTTAGCGGAATATAATCCAATAATTGTAAGTGGTTTTGCTTACGGAATAGATATTTGCGCACATAAGGCAGCTATAAAAAACAACTTGCAAACTATTGCGGTTTTAGCACATGGATTTGATCAGGTTTATCCGAAAACGCATAAAAAATATATTCATCAAATAAATGAAAAAGGCGGTTTTTTAACCGAGTTTTGGCATAATGAAAACCCACTGAGAGAAAATTTTTTAAAAAGAAATAGAATAGTTGCAGGCATTTCTAAAGCCACCATTATTATAGAATCTGCCAATAAAGGTGGTTCTTTGGTTACCGCAGACATTGCCAATTCTTACAATAGAGATGTGTTTTCTGTTCCTGGAAGAACTACGGATGTTTATAGCAAAGGTTGTAACAACCTCATCAAAAACAACCAAGCGCATTTATTAACTTCTGCAGAAGATATTGTAAAAATGCTAAATTGGGATATTAGCACTAAAACTGCTGCTCCAAAACAAGAAACGTTGTTTATTGAACTGGATGAAACCGAACAAAAAATATACGATTATTTACAAGAAAACGGCAAACAATTATTAGATGTTATCGCTTTAAACTGCCATTTACCAACGTACAAATTAGCTTCTATTTTGGTTCAAATGGAATTAAAAGGAATTGTAAAACCTTTACCAGGAAAAATGTTTGAAGTGTAA